From the genome of Niabella agricola, one region includes:
- a CDS encoding potassium-transporting ATPase subunit C translates to MKQHILPALRLTLVLMLLCVGFYPLLLSGFARLTPEKGKGEMITDSRGKSYYANIGQRFDSSIYFHSRPSAVAYNAGGSGGSNKGPNNPDYLKEVRQRVENFKQLNPGAVIPADIVTASGSGLDPDISVAAANAQVARIARVRGLAQQSVQELVNNHIDHRFLGPRKINVLKLNIDLDKLNH, encoded by the coding sequence ATGAAACAACATATTCTTCCCGCCCTACGCCTTACACTTGTACTGATGTTGCTCTGTGTAGGCTTTTATCCATTGCTGCTCTCAGGCTTTGCCCGGCTTACACCGGAAAAAGGAAAGGGAGAAATGATCACGGACAGCCGCGGGAAAAGCTATTATGCCAATATCGGGCAACGTTTCGATAGCAGCATCTACTTCCATTCTCGCCCTTCCGCGGTAGCTTACAATGCCGGCGGCAGCGGTGGCAGCAATAAAGGACCTAACAATCCTGACTACCTGAAAGAAGTACGGCAACGGGTCGAAAATTTTAAACAGCTGAATCCAGGAGCCGTAATCCCCGCCGATATTGTAACAGCAAGCGGCAGCGGGTTAGACCCCGACATTTCGGTTGCTGCGGCGAATGCCCAGGTAGCACGCATTGCAAGGGTCCGGGGGCTTGCACAACAGAGCGTACAGGAATTGGTAAATAACCATATTGACCATCGGTTTCTGGGCCCCCGGAAAATAAATGTGTTGAAATTAAATATCGACCTCGACAAATTAAACCATTGA